CAGTTGGttgattttgtaacaataaaatatgatagcGTGCTTGCTATCTGTctcttataaaaatgaaatattggcATAACTCATGCATCATAACTATTTTCGATGACAAtcagtcaaaatatttttttagttcacTCACATAGGCATACTTACATTTATCGTGGTGCAATACTAAAATAGTTATACACTatgataaatgtatatgtaGTAATTTGATTTACACTGAagatatttatacttaaatgtatGGTCAGAAATGTAATGCTATCTGTAAATCGCAAAGATTAGTGCTGCATTATACCGTTTGCCCGCTGTCTTATATTGGCGATGGGCGGGCTAACGGCTGGCTTCCCTTGCTTACGTAGTGGCGATCATAGTGACGAGTGCGGAGGCGGCGGATAACGCGGACACGGGTCGTGCGCGCGCAGCGCAGGCCGTGCAACACGGCGCGCGACTCAAGCGCAAGCTGCAGAGGCGGCTCACGAGGCAGGCTCTCGCTGAGGCCAAGGCTATCAAAGAACAGATACACGTGCTCGTCTATGTGGCTGAACTAGTAAGGAGCGTTTGTATTTGACATCCTCGTATTCCATTTGCGCGATATTAGATGTAACATCGGTATcataactgtatttaaatcaTGAAGTAGAACGCATCTTTGCACGGTAGTTTTTAATTCCGCCTTATAAATGTTAATGACCTActcacatattattatttaaaaaacttgctTTTTTAGGTTGCCACGGATCCAGTACTTGCTTGGCACAAAGCCAAGGAGTTGTACTCGTCTCTAAGTAAATCTGAGCCAGAGAACCAGGCCCGACCCGATACACTCGAACAACTTTTAGTGTTGCTGTCCCGCGAAACCGCCAGGAAGATAGTGCATCTTATCAACTACACTCACTCTGACCTACCGAAGTAAGTTCATCCAAGTCTTCCAATTTGTCGTTCAAGTTGACACAAGCACTTTCGGTTTTTAGGCGAgtttggataaaaaaaaatatttgcagtcaattgtgataaaatattgttgcaATAAATTCTCAGCCAATTCAAAATAACATCATTCTTTTATGGTCAATTCGACCATAACAAGTTTATGGAAATAATTATACCAGCGGCAacacattaataatttttatttacttaaaattcaaTATGACGTATGCATATACAGTTACTTTAAAAACCAAGATACTTGTAGAaactttaatacaaaaattgcactctatataaatggaaaaatacaattttctattAAGATTATTGCAATCTGACATAGGTTTAGTTCGTTTCTAACTTATAGTGGAACATGAGAGTCAAACGAAAgctatatttattgtacatttattataaatcatatattgtacatttaatataatagaaaaatattaattctcatAATAATGTTTGCAGCAACATTCGCCAGGGGCTATCACTCGTCACCAGCCACATGTCGGTAGTGACAGATGCACTACTTAAGGTAGGTACcaaaataaaagaacattttttttttttacgttattaaagttttgattactattttttatatcgaaatctatatacgtatatatatagtGACTACATTCGTAGTAAACCCATACGTATATAtcctaataaaaaattatatacttaccaAAACgcgaacataaatattaaattaaatattgttggtAGACGTTGCCGGTGGAAACAGCAATTAAAGAAGTGCGGGGACTACGCAGCAGACTGCACGAACTGCTGCAACAGCTGCAATCCACATCCAAAACCTATCTCGTAAGTAaccaaaactttaatatttatcgtcacattaatattttttatgtttataaactgGAGTGGAGTCGCTCTATTAGGAAAATAGCCTTACTACCTAGCAGCTGATGATTAGTGATTTTGAACTGCCGCAGTCCGAAGAGTTGTGTAGTATCGTATAACGACCCACGAAATAACAGACACCGggtattaaagaaatatgtcTACACATtgcgattttaaaatatctacgtAGCTACAAACATACAACTATTTATGACACCCTCGTTGGTTTATTGGCTTGCTTATAAAGTTGCAGGTCGGACAATTAGCATCGTTAcatttttctatcgaaaaattctaaGTAGGAAACAAGATTCCTCTGCTTGAACTCTTTCTGAACAGGCAAAGGAATTAACTCCCAGACAGTTTCAGATTTCCTTTCCCGTCGGATTATTAAAGTTAGGGAATAGAGGGGATAGCTATGTCTTGCTCAGCAATTCAGGGCTGGTCTCCCTGGAGAATAGCTGCCGCAGCCATAATCTgtcatcatatataatatttattctttacctTGATTACttgtctaatattattatttcattttttaaatattgtattgttaataatataaaaaattggtatatattattaaatagctgACCCGAAAAACTGTGTCCTGTCTTAGCTGGAATTCGAACtagaatcaataataaaaaataaaaaataataacaaagaaaaccCAACTAAACCAAGAGACAAGggattaatttttacattatattctcGCTTTTCAGGAACAGCTCGCCATGTTTGTAGCAGGAAATGAGGAGCGTGAAAAGATAGCGCCACGCTCTGTGTATGAACATCGAGACGATTTGGCAACAATCAATGgagtcaattaaaaaatattaaaaaaaagtatctctCAGTAATCTCCactcgatttttttataaaataattttcatacttTATGCTTGTGAAATGTTATATTCAAAATCTatacaagtttaatttatacattatatttttaagaatataaactttcgggtgttttattataattaaaaaaaaatgtttatcttgGGATGCCGGTTGCGAAGTTTTTATCTCAATTGTACCTTATCGGATTTGGaagtataatttcttatttgtaGCTTTATatccaattaattttattaaaagcactAAACATGACTAATACATACTGAGaccgaaaattatatttagtgtttTGTTGtgcatattattattgcaatattatGTAAGATTGCAACCGCCTATaacgatgtaatttttttacgggatgtataaaaaatagtctTAGCTTTTTTATCTGTAGAAACAATAgcttaatatatatcttattaatataacatttttttcttgcaGTCcggatatatacatattttaatgtggtaataatattgttgtatatcgTTATCAAcgaaatgtatttgatttacTACACTAAATgtgttttaagtaatttactCGGAATCAATTTATACTCGCAAAAAAACTTATGTTAGCATTGTTAAcctttttgttacatttaaaacagacacatgtcaaaatgtaaaaatatttaccaaaaaatacataattgtacatttagtttgagtttattttattaaaatttacatttggtGAAAAAAATGACGAATCCTGCTCAACTACTAAAGGAAGCCTCCAATCGAGCTTATTATGTAGGTAAGACTTTGTATATCtgatacattaaataaagaaaaaaacttaaacaCATTGGTGTTAGTTGAATATTATTCTAgggtaaaaataatttcattgacgTGGAAAACGAACAAATTAAAACGGAAGAAGGATGGCGAATTCCGACTGCTCTTTGGTTGATGGTAATAGCGTTTTTCTTATGGATTATTAGTTATGCTTTCGTCATCATATTCATGTTTCTCTTTGAAGCTACCCTAAAATACATCTCAAATTTTGAACTGCATTGGCTTAATAATTCCTTCACTGGAGAAGAATTTATGGaacaatattcattttttttatattaattgtatgatgtgtaataaaaaattatattatacctattttttgtttatgtttcaataaaattaaaaaaaacatgagtttaaaataaaacttaagttaTCTTTCTCACCAGAATTATATACTTTCAAAGAAACTTTCattgttaaaatacaaaaaatagagTAACAGATAAATTAATCCATAAAAGTGGCAAaactacacaataaaaaaaaacaataaaatttaatgatgtaTTACTCTGACATTTTATCgtaatagtaaattttaaagcATAGCAAACTAGACGGTACTAGTTTCCACCGGAGGCTATGACCACGTTTTTGGGGGAAGGGGcagtttttaagtataaaaggATTCCTGCATgttattccagactataatttGTGGGCCAAATTTCCTTTAGATTCGTTAAGCCATTCTTgtgattaataattaagttcaatatttcgtatttataatattaataagaataaagactacaaaccaaataaaaaagcctaatttaataaaaggtttttttttttgacacaaTACAGTTTACGTACATCATTTTGACTAAACTACTgactaacataaattaaacaaaagtttaCTGAAAGTTAAAATTGGATcgatatatcaaaatcaatttcaGATCAAACTCCACAGAATCTTCTGTAGAATTGTATATTCGCAGGTCTTTACGTTTAAATggcattttgttataattactcGACTTCGAATAGATGAAGGTGAAAGGTGAGTGCGTGATGGCATAATATCGTAATTACTTATGATCAgtgagaatattatatttttttaatgtccttttgctgtatataataataaatgcttaataaataattgtcaacAAAAGATTTCCATTATCATTTACGTTatctgtaattattatgtataagctttatttttaatctgtatactATAGACAATTACAATTTTGACATCTTACTTGTTTTCAACTGCTTTGCTTAGTCTAAGTCCATAGGCTTCATAATTTGTATTCTAATTATGCAGAAttggtaatttaatttgtgtttgatttTGGTTAAGCGGTATAGATGTATTACAATTAGTCTTAACAGTGTAATAATTTACGCGTAAGGCAAGAATGCCTTCGATCGATGTTATGGCCCCTCCGGGGCTGGCGCTCGAGACACCACCAGAAGAACCGCAGGCACCTCCCGCTCCTGTTATTGGAATTATTTATCCACCACCCGAAGTTAGGAGTAtccttttaaaagataaaaaaatactgtttaattCATTGATGATTGGTTTGTACAATCATAACCTCTTATTGTTGTCAAATGCTTCAGGTATTTGTAaaagaatatacatttttagttgtttatagTGTTACAGTAGTGTGGTGTTTTCCTTGgtgctagggctttgtgcaagctcgtctgagtaggtactacCTACAAATTAGATATTCTTCTACTAAACAGAAATGCTTAGCAttgtgcaactacaggcacaagtacCTTAACATCTTAGCTTACAAGGGTGGTGGGTACATTggtcatgtaaggaatgggtaatatttcttacagcacccaTGTCTAAGGGTAgctgtgaccacttaccatcaggtggcccatttgcccattTGGCCGAGATAAGAGAATGATTTAATCACattgattcaaatatattaaataacaatacggtttaaaaattttatgtttaattatacagATCTTAAATAATGTTGCTATtcaatgctattttttacatcaTCAAGCACTATGCAAATGTTGCTTGATTGGTCTTTTTGAAACTTAgtcttaaaagtttttttttttataattattatacagtcACCTTATAATGctttttgttatacattttgCAGGAAGACAAAtacttatcattaatatttcgtGATCAGTTATTtccttaacaaaattataaagatattgttgaCAAGACTGCAAGCTTTGTTGCTCGTAATGGACCAGAGTTTGAGGCTCGTATTAGACAGAATGAACTTGGGAATCCGAAATTTAACTTTCTCAATTCTGGGGATCCGTACCATGCTTACTACCAACATAAGGTGAAGGAAATAAGAGAAGGGAGAAGtaagtaatgaaatatttctaatagtttttaatgttacaatattaatgAGGATTAGACTATATTAATTAGAATTGTCAAAGATGTATCCTAAAAAAATGCTCACATTGAgagattaatttcattataaaacaacattattataatattttttatatcatcactatttttaaaaatgcaaCAAACGGgatcatattatttatctgcTATTTGATATTGATGATATTTAACAATGCCACAAAATGCCATAACTTCAGAAATGtactttgatatttaatagaatttgtgcttgaaaaaaattaaatttgaaaaaagcatttgaaattattcttttacatgattttttttaaacaaaagcaATGTAAAGAAGTTCTTATATTTTATCAGGTACTGATACAGCCCCTATCCCGATCGGGCCTCCAGTGCAACGCCCAGGTCTTGCACCAGCTACTGCAGCTAGACAACAGGAACTTCTTAAAGCTGCAGCACCATCTGAACCAGCACCACCACGTGATCCACCACCAGATTTTGAGTTTATTGCAGATCCACCTTCCATTTCAGCATTAGAACTTGACATTGTAAAACTAACAGCTCAGTTTGTAGCTAGAAATGGTCGTCAGTTTTTGACAGACCTCATGAAGAAGGAAGAAAGAAACCATCAGTTTGATTTTCTACGTCCACAACATTCGCTTTTCCAATACTTTACAAGACTTTTAGAACAATATACGAAAGTTCTTTTACCTCCTAAAGAATTAGTTTCGAAGCTGAGTGCCGAGGTACGAAGTGGAGTCTTGGAACAAGTGCGCAGTAGAGCTGCGTGGCACTCTCATCAAGCTAGGCGCAAAGCTGCAGATGAGGCTAGAATTGAAAAAGAAAGATTAGCGTATGCCTCTATTGATTGGCACGATTTTGTTGTTGTAGAAACAGTTGATTATCCTGCAGGAGAACCTGGTGATTTTCCTCCACCAACAACACCGCTAGAAGTTGGTGCTCGAGTATTAGCCCAAGAGCGTGGAGAAGATATCACTCATGGCAATGATGAGGATGATACAGAGATGCAATTGGAATCTGAATCGGAATCAGAGTCGGATGAAGATCTCGCGGAAATGGAAGATAGAACTCAACACCAGCAGCGTCCTGATGATAATAGGGTGCAAGATATGGAGGAAGAAAGTTCTTCATCTGATGATGATGGTCCTCTAGAGTCTGGTCGAGGCGGAGAGGAAGCTCCATTGCCTCCACGTCCAGATCGCGTAGTGGTCAAGAAATATGATCCAAAACGCGCCCGGCCTCAGCCGGCGCCAGCTAGCGAAGAATGGCTAGTATCTCCAATTACAGGAGAAAAGATTCCAGCTAACAAGGTGGCCGATCACGTAAGAATAGGACTGCTAGATCCGCGCTGGCTGGAACAGCGAGATCGTGCTGCAGCTGAACGCTCAGATCGTGACGAGGCTCTTGCTCCTGGCGCAGCTATCGAAGCTTCGCTCAAACAGGTTTGTGATACATTTTACGTGATCTCTATGATTTtggacttttattaaataattttgggaatatgtgaaaataaaatttaatataatttcagttaGCAGAACGTCGTACCGATATCTTCGGTGTAGGCGACGAGGAAACCGCTATCGGTAAGAAGATAGGTGAGGAAGAGAAGCGTCGCGACGAGCGCGTCACTTGGGACGGACACACCTCTAGTGTGGAGGCTGCCACGAGAGCTGCGCGCGCACACATCACGCTAGAGGACCAGATACAGCAGATACATAAGGTAATTCTAGCACGTTtggaataatttttaattctaaattaattgtttaaaaaaaaagttaacatatgatgtaaatatttccatattacaaatatattatatacaataataaaactttcaGGTCAAGGGCTTACTTCCTGATGAGGAGAAAGAGAAGATTGGACCCAAACCAGTACCTCCATCTGCCCGAGGAGTCGCGGCTCCGCGGCCACCGCCCCCGCCGGCACCACCACGAGTTTCTGCTCCTGCACCAGCTCCAGCACCCGCCCCTGCACCTGTACTTCTTCAACCGATCCCACCGTTAATGGTGATACCGCCCTTAGCACCCCGACCACCTCTTATCCCCACTCCAGTAGGTGCACCTTATGGTTATCCAGTACCAGGAGTACCAGGAGCTGTGGCCGGGGTACCAGTGCCGGGTGCTCCGCCAGAAGAAGACGAACCGGCTGCTAAGCGGGCGAGGACAGAAGACGCCCTGGAATCTGAACAGGCCTGGCTCGTAGCGCATCCTGGTCCGGCTCCTTTGCAGGTATAGTTTCAtatcatttataacaataatcacACATCCCAAGTATCGCAAAATAtcttcaaacaaacaaactgaaTACAACATGTAGCAAAGAAATTGCTTAGAAACCGAGAAAGATTTCTTGGACAAAATTGttcattaaaatcttaattttaaaatttcgtctCCTCagttacaacaaaataatacgttgatctgataatattatttatgaattgtcGCAATTGTATAAAACATTGGTATATAGCATCATAAGGATAAAGTATAggatgtgatttttattttgtcttgaATAGGAACTTTTAGGtatgtgaaattaaatataatccagtcatattttaccaatataaatgttatttttctaaCCTATACACGGGCTtacttatagttttaatttacttattatatatttaattcttaatttagtttaattgtattgtatcttATATTAGTGTTTGAAAATTATGTCACAGGACTTTCCAGGTTAATGTCACAATTTATTACTACCGTCAGAACAACACAGTAGAAAATTTGAAGTCTTGAAATTTCTCTTTAATTCGTAATTGGAggttaatatttgaaatgtatccCGCAGGTGATACTCCCGTCGGCGCCGGAGCGCAGCGAGTGGCGGCTGGACGGGCGCACGCTGCAGGTGTCGGTGCCGCTGTCCGCCACCGTCGCCGAGCTCAAGAACATCCTGCAGCGCTCCACCAACATGCCCACCGCCAAGCAGAAGCTGCACTACGAGGTGACACACCACAAACTGGTGTTGCCAGCAATTGCTACTTGCAACACTGTTGTAGTAATTGCGAATATTACCCTTTAATACTTTTTCTATTCTTAGACTTCATACTATCTTATCAGCACTGGTCCTTCTAGTTAAAACTTTTTGACAGGTATCTTAAACTTAATCAACAATATTTCGTATTGAAGATCTCGTGAAATAATATTAAGCCCTCGGGTCATCTTagatattaaacttttatgaagctaattaaattatataaataaataaaagtttaggcTTCGATCCCAAAGTCCTGGGTTAAAATCCCTGATTGGGCTAATAAAACTCATTTACTTTTCTGTTTACTAATTCTCACTATCAACATCTATCGATAGCGAGAGGTGTGAATGACTTATGTAAAGTTGGGTTAAAGACCCATTCGTCGTATTTcgaattattatatgaaataaatctgtaatatatatatcctgTTGCTGATtaaaaagtgttatttatttttaatcaattaatgaGCAGGTATAATAATTTGTACTCATTCACAGGGCTTATTCTTCAAAGATACGAACACTTTGGCATACTACAACGTTCCGCCCGGCGCCATGATACAGCTGCAAGTGAAGGAGCGCGGTGGAAGGAAGAAGTAATGCTTCGGATGATtaccatacatacatatatatatatttcaatttcaaaatgaGTTCACATTGTTTTgtagaatgaaaataaacattgaattgaaacttatttttgtttgatttcaaataaagaaatcaaaaatgtatatagctcctaaaatgtctaaaaataagaaattttacaTAGGGTAACTCGTTATGTAACATAGGTGAGCACTAATTGTAATGATCAAAAAATCATCTCCTTAAGGGATGTGAACAGATAATAGAAAACGATTTATTAGCACAGACACATCCTACAACTAGacgatactaaataattaaataatgattaaaataataacacaaacaTCTTTAATCAACTTTTATTAAAACCGTGTAAATGAATAACAAAGCTTATTAGATTgtccaatataaatataattctatacaaAAGAACAAGTCCAGATAATTAGGAATGTTAAAAGCTGACAGCACCGACTACATGTTATTGataagtgtaaatatttaaaaacctttAACTTTATTTGAATCTGTATACCTTAGGCTGCTTAGACACGGCGCTGTTTTATTGTTGCATTTATACGCCACACGTATTATAAGCCGATTCTGCGGCGCCAGCAGTGACACTCGTGCCGGAATTcttacatttgtattttattcaaaattttcatttaagatACATATGTAGTTgaccataataataaataaaataataataatttatttatttaagcgtaatattgaacaaaaacaagATGTGAACGATAATAACTGCAGTAGTATAAAACTGTGGTGCAGCTATAAACGCCCGCCAACAAAGCGACATTGCTCTATTATTTACACACACTTAAATTgcacatatttgttaaatatataaatacaaaaaaaaacaaaacaatagaattatgaattaacagattacaaaataaaaaaaaaaatagacaaaggaaggaataaaaacaaaaaaaaaaaacaataaatagtaacatCGATTTCGCCAAAACAATTGTAAGAGTGaagttatattacaattagtgtatgtacttaaattaataagttacataGCAGCAGCGCTGTGCTTAAACAAccatagaatattttttctttacaagaAAGTTGTAACGTTAAAGACAGATAGCTATATTGgacggttttattttatttcaacgtgaataaattcaaaatatttatattaatgtaacaaatcgtaaatattttatttcatataaatcaaatgagataggaattaaaatattaaaaataataaatatcacaatgTATTGCGTCATTCATATTCCATACATGagttatagatctattcactcacgtaGACGAGCTCCTCCGCGTTAAatgaattaaacttaataaatataatgttaatttttgctGAATTTAATCTTAGTCGTCTCACTTTGGATACATCCCAACAAATGTCAGaggttataaaacatttatatttaaaatattgcttacCTACCTacgacaattttttatatatcgagGAACACtgtaaataacacaatatttgtttagtaatttACAAGATTCTTTCTCATAGTCAATGTCACACTCATCAAAGTCATAGCAACAGGTTCACGTGCATTATACATCAGTTTTACTTAAATGTGAGATAAATAATGACCTtacttattctgtaatataataaaagtgtgCCACATAAAACCTTTAAAGTCggttaataaaaaagatataacatcaaacaataataaaataacaaatacataaaacaaaatggaatgtgaaatacaataaaatcaaatataaaaaaatagtgtgCTTAGTTTAAAATTGATCATTGATATGATTACAATTCtacttaacatataaataaataacttcaaaaAATGAGTATAATGTTCTGtatcaaaaatttatattagatacTATCTATACTATATTCCAATGACGGGAGTTAAGATAAAGAAACCTTAGATTAACATGTTCCATGATATTTGGTAATATCTCTGCTTTAATgaactacaaacagttcttgtttaatatatttacttacaaagCAACTTTATTTCAATACCTGGAATCCATGCTTCCATTAATAGTGGGAAAGCAGACCTTAAGTCAGTTGTAGGAAGTCAAATTTACttctaaagttattataataacttcgacatttaaaatgtatttttttcacgaAGCCATAATAAACCATAGATTTCTATTAACGACGTCTTGTTTCATTCATTCAaggtcaaaaatattaatttatcattacttCTGCCtttggaatatatattatatgattattattaactatccCGCAATCACTCGtctcaataacaataatataatgaacaCTTACGGTTCTctcagttactttttttttctgagaTTACTTATTGGT
Above is a genomic segment from Vanessa tameamea isolate UH-Manoa-2023 chromosome 12, ilVanTame1 primary haplotype, whole genome shotgun sequence containing:
- the LOC113402463 gene encoding lipid storage droplets surface-binding protein 1 isoform X9, with amino-acid sequence MTSVQRPVLPRLEALQRVANIPIVESGIEVTEKIYSRIRESNPLIRWYLTLGEKSLATGVQLALPAVQLLETPIHQFDKFLCMSLDVVEKRVPSIHLPPQAVSEPLLKMNMYTETRQYVIRRADSVKQLGTAVLDSRMTAVTANALDRALTTADKYVDKYLPPDYQDAADGMGNRVSVYTQNKISSMRKYLVAIIVTSAEAADNADTGRARAAQAVQHGARLKRKLQRRLTRQALAEAKAIKEQIHVLVYVAELVATDPVLAWHKAKELYSSLSKSEPENQARPDTLEQLLVLLSRETARKIVHLINYTHSDLPNNIRQGLSLVTSHMSVVTDALLKTLPVETAIKEVRGLRSRLHELLQQLQSTSKTYLEQLAMFVAGNEEREKIAPRSVYEHRDDLATINGVN
- the LOC113402463 gene encoding lipid storage droplets surface-binding protein 1 isoform X5, whose translation is MAIGGTLNENFGSYSVGVNKRAKGFIAEKAEAYLKAVKKSQQPKVTSVQRPVLPRLEALQRVANIPIVESGIEVTEKIYSRIRESNPLIRWYLTLGEKSLATGVQLALPAVQLLETPIHQFDKFLCMSLDVVEKRVPSIHLPPQAVSEPLLKMNMYTETRQYVIRRADSVKQLGTAVLDSRMTAVTANALDRALTTADKYVDKYLPPDYQDAADVAIIVTSAEAADNADTGRARAAQAVQHGARLKRKLQRRLTRQALAEAKAIKEQIHVLVYVAELVATDPVLAWHKAKELYSSLSKSEPENQARPDTLEQLLVLLSRETARKIVHLINYTHSDLPNNIRQGLSLVTSHMSVVTDALLKTLPVETAIKEVRGLRSRLHELLQQLQSTSKTYLEQLAMFVAGNEEREKIAPRSVYEHRDDLATINGVN
- the LOC113402463 gene encoding lipid storage droplets surface-binding protein 1 isoform X7, with translation MAIGGTLNENFGSYSVGVNKRAKGFIAEKAEAYLKAVKKSQQPKVTSVQRPVLPRLEALQRVANIPIVESGIEVTEKIYSRIRESNPLIRWYLTLGEKSLATGVQLALPAVQLLETPIHQFDKFLCMSLDVVEKRVPSIHLPPQAMYTETRQYVIRRADSVKQLGTAVLDSRMTAVTANALDRALTTADKYVDKYLPPDYQDAADVAIIVTSAEAADNADTGRARAAQAVQHGARLKRKLQRRLTRQALAEAKAIKEQIHVLVYVAELVATDPVLAWHKAKELYSSLSKSEPENQARPDTLEQLLVLLSRETARKIVHLINYTHSDLPNNIRQGLSLVTSHMSVVTDALLKTLPVETAIKEVRGLRSRLHELLQQLQSTSKTYLEQLAMFVAGNEEREKIAPRSVYEHRDDLATINGVN
- the LOC113402463 gene encoding lipid storage droplets surface-binding protein 1 isoform X8 translates to MAIGGTLNENFGSYSVGVNKRAKGFIAEKAEAYLKAVKKSQQPKVTSVQRPVLPRLEALQRVANIPIVESGIEVTEKIYSRIRESNPLIRWYLTLGEKSLATGVQLALPAVQLLETPIHQFDKFLCMSLDVVEKRVPSIHLPPQAMYTETRQYVIRRADSVKQLGTAVLDSRMTAVTANALDRALTTADKYVDKYLPPDYQDAADVTSAEAADNADTGRARAAQAVQHGARLKRKLQRRLTRQALAEAKAIKEQIHVLVYVAELVATDPVLAWHKAKELYSSLSKSEPENQARPDTLEQLLVLLSRETARKIVHLINYTHSDLPNNIRQGLSLVTSHMSVVTDALLKTLPVETAIKEVRGLRSRLHELLQQLQSTSKTYLEQLAMFVAGNEEREKIAPRSVYEHRDDLATINGVN
- the Sf3a1 gene encoding splicing factor 3A subunit 1, whose protein sequence is MPSIDVMAPPGLALETPPEEPQAPPAPVIGIIYPPPEVRNIVDKTASFVARNGPEFEARIRQNELGNPKFNFLNSGDPYHAYYQHKVKEIREGRSTDTAPIPIGPPVQRPGLAPATAARQQELLKAAAPSEPAPPRDPPPDFEFIADPPSISALELDIVKLTAQFVARNGRQFLTDLMKKEERNHQFDFLRPQHSLFQYFTRLLEQYTKVLLPPKELVSKLSAEVRSGVLEQVRSRAAWHSHQARRKAADEARIEKERLAYASIDWHDFVVVETVDYPAGEPGDFPPPTTPLEVGARVLAQERGEDITHGNDEDDTEMQLESESESESDEDLAEMEDRTQHQQRPDDNRVQDMEEESSSSDDDGPLESGRGGEEAPLPPRPDRVVVKKYDPKRARPQPAPASEEWLVSPITGEKIPANKVADHVRIGLLDPRWLEQRDRAAAERSDRDEALAPGAAIEASLKQLAERRTDIFGVGDEETAIGKKIGEEEKRRDERVTWDGHTSSVEAATRAARAHITLEDQIQQIHKVKGLLPDEEKEKIGPKPVPPSARGVAAPRPPPPPAPPRVSAPAPAPAPAPAPVLLQPIPPLMVIPPLAPRPPLIPTPVGAPYGYPVPGVPGAVAGVPVPGAPPEEDEPAAKRARTEDALESEQAWLVAHPGPAPLQVILPSAPERSEWRLDGRTLQVSVPLSATVAELKNILQRSTNMPTAKQKLHYEGLFFKDTNTLAYYNVPPGAMIQLQVKERGGRKK